CTGGCCTTGCTGCGAGATCTGCGAGGCTTCGGAAATCAGCAAGCCCGCGCTGGCCCGCTGGCTGTAATAGGCAGCCGCGAACTCACTCGGCACCAGACCCTTGCCGGCGCGATTGCGCGTCAGTGGCGCGAGAACCATACGGTTAGACAGCGTCAGGTTGCCCAGTGTGTAGAGAGTAAACAGATTCAGATCGCTCATGGGTGTTTGTTCCGTGCCCGTGGGTGAAAGTCATAGCGCTTGGGATTAGGATGATGATCGAAATCTAAACTGTCAACGGTTTTGATTATGAATGACATCTATGTATCATTGGTCAATGAATTTCAGCGGTAGCGAGGTTATCGAACATGCGCGTATCCAAGGCCCAGGCCCAGGCAAACCGGGAGCACATCGTCGAAACGGCTTCAGTCGTGTTTCGCGAGCGCGGCTTTGACGGCGTCGGCGTGGCCGACCTGATGGCCGCCGCCGGCTTCACCCATGGCGGCTTCTACAAACATTTCGGCTCCAAGGCCGACCTGATGGCCGAAGCTTCGGCCAACAGCCTCGCGCAATCGTTGGCCAGCGCCGAAAAATTGAGCGTGAAGGACTTCATCGATCTATATGTGTCCAGGGACCATCGCGACGGTCGCGCGACGGGGTGCACCATGGCGGCGTTATGCGGTGATGCGGCGCGTCAGTCGGGGGAGTTGAAATCGGCCTTTGCGCAGGGCATCGAGCACATGTTGCAGACGCTCGGCGAAAAATGCCCGACTGGTTCGGATGAGGCGCCGGAAGAGGCGAGGGGGAAAATGATTGATCTGCTCGCGCGTGCGGTGGGCGCGATTATGTTGTCGCGGGCTTGTCCGGATGATTCGGCGTTGGCGGATGAGATTTTGGAGGTGTGTCGGGCGCGGATGGGTGGGGCGTTGTCGATTGAGTCGTAGAGTGGGAGGCGCTGCGGAGGCGGACGGTAATGGTTACTACAGCGCCTATATCGGTTGATGTCTCTAGGCTAGTATTGGAGATATCAGCAACTGTATGACAAGGAAGGTCGTAATGGATCTACACAACGAGTTCGAAAAAAGTAAATTCTTTCATAGCGCTCGGATCGACCGCCGCTCTGCCGACGCATTGGTCGGCTTGGCCGCTGGTTTGACGGCTGATGGTGTAGTGACCACTGGCGAAGCTCTATTTCTAAAACAGTGGCTGGACACCAATCTGGTTCATCTTGATGATCCAGTGATAAATCTTCTGTACTCCCGCTTATCGAGCATGCTTGAAGACAACGTCTTGGACGCTGACGAGTCCCAAGAGCTGCTTAGTCTTTTGCGCAGTTTCTCTGGCCTGCCTTTACAAAGTCCTAAGGGTGTTGAGTCGGGTTTTGTCGCGCCTAACGATTTGCCTTTCAATGCACCTGCGCCTGATCTGATCTGGGACGGCAAGATGTTCGTTTTCACCGGGATCATGGCTTACGGACCTCGCAAGGATTGCCAAGCGCTGATAGAAGAGCGCGGGGCGCTGATTGCTGGAGGGGTGAGCAAGAAAGTGCATTATCTAGTCGTTGGCAGCGTCGGTAACGAGCAATGGCGCCACAGCAGTTATGGCACCAAAATCATGAAGGCGGTGGAGCTTCGCGAAGCGGGGGGCGCCGATAGCCATTGTTGGTGAGAGTCATTGGCAGCAAATGCTGTTTGGTTGAGGCGTCGTTGCTTTCACCGAGATTTGAACGCGCCTGGTTGGATGCTGCAACGGCGTTCATGCCAGTTGTTGCTCGATTTGTCTTGATATTGTTATCGCGAGCAAGCTCGATTCCTACAGAGTGAGTATCGCTGGCGGTGCCGCTGTATTGGATGAAGCCTTCGTAGCTTTTGACCGCTCCTGCAAAAACCAAACGCGCACAAAAAAGGCCCACCTTACGGTGAGCCTCTTTCGATGTTGCGTATGGTGCTGGCATCAGGAGTCGAACCCGGGACCTACTGATTACAAGTCATGCACCGTAGTCAATCAAGCCTTAACTTTGCGGCGTTTATTTGTACGTTGAGCATTGGTCGTATGCCCTTTGATTCCCGCATCAAGGCATTCATTGTACGCGGAAAATCATGCTACTTTTCTCTACCCAATCGACAGCTATCTGTGGATAACTCAGATTGATCTGCGCAGAAATAGTCAATTTTTAGGGGCTTGAGGACGTTATGAAAGGCACGATTGCAATCGACGCCCAGGGTGATGGGCAAGCGTTTTACGGGAAATTTAAACGGGAGCCGGTCCTCGTTACAAACGAATATCGTGTGTACGAGCTTGCCGACTTCTACCTCGATAGAGACGAGACAATTGAGGTCGTGGGCAGCAAGTCGGGGCGGTTGCTTGGCAAATATCGGCAGATCGCCATTGTCGGCGCTCAGGAGCCGAAGCATTACAGCATGGTCGAAGCGTGGGCATTTGACAGTTCCCTGCGACAACCGGCGAAGAACATCAGCTACCGGGCAATTTTCTTCGACTTTGACGCGTAGCCGGAGTGTAAATTATTCCGCCGATGGGTTAACTGTCGGCACGCTCAAGTCATAAACATCCATCATTGATTCGTCTTTGTGCCCCGACGCCTGTTGCTTATCCGCCCGAGTGCCCACAGTGTCAGTGATGCCCTTGCGTTTGAAGTCGTGCATCCCGAACCGCTGCTCCTCGGTGAGTACACCTTTCTCGATCGCCTGAACGATCAGCCGCTGGAAGGCTGTATCAAGCCCCGACTTCGACAGCTGTCTGCCGGTGGCAGCAATAATCAGGAAGCGCTGGTCTGCTCGGATTGGTACAGGCACACGTTTTCGCTCCCACGTCTCCGACCTGACGGCCTTGGCTGCATCCCATGCGGCGCGTAGCCGAGGCGTCCAGCGAACGATATTGTCCCGGCTACCCTTCCGGCGGTTGGTCAGCACGCCCTCGGCGAGCTCATTTTCGTCGGTTAGGGTGATTGTCTCGATACCGCGTAGACGGCAGAGGTAGCCGATCTCCATCACATACCAGAGGTAGGGCGAGCAGGCCCCAGGCTGGCCGCTCTTGAGCTGACCTTGCTGCTGCGCGAACCTGATCAGGTTGGCCATGACGGTGTCGTCGGGCAGCCGGCGCTGTTTGCGCTCTTTCGGCGACTCGATGCCCTTGGCCGGGTTGTCTTTCACGAAACCACGATTGCGGCCCCACTGCATCACGCGGCGCAGGTAACGCAAGGCGTGCGCGGCCTTTGATGGCTTGCCCTCCTGGGCGATCTTGTCGATGATCCGCTGGATAAGCGCCGGCGTGAACTTGAGCACCGCCAGCTCTCCCAGCGGCTTGCCGAGCTTTGTCGGGAATGCCAGAAGCACGTCGCGGGAATAGACGTAGTCGTCGTGGGTTTTCTCGCTGAGAGCCTTGTACTGATCGCTTTTGTGGAACTCGTCGCAGAGATAGTGCAGGCTGTCTCGGTCCACGCCGTTGCGCTCCTCGATCAGTCGGTGAAGCTCCGAAAGCGTCACATTGCCCGCGCACAGGTTCTGCCGCTGGCGCCGGCCGGCTTCGTTGAAATACAGGATGTACCAGCACCCCGCCCCGCGGTGGTCAAAATACACCGAGCGTGGCAGGGCAGCCTGGTCAATATGGCCAGGGATGTTCGGGTTGTGCTGGCGCTTCCTTCCTCGCTTCATACAATGTCCGCGTCATACTTTTCTTGATCGATTGGCTTGAGGTCGCCCGCCTGGTTTTGGGGGTTCGACGTAACGCCCAAAACCATCGCGTTGCTCTTGGGTCAAAAAACACGACTGGCATCGATCACAGCGCCTCGACGTAAAGTAACGATTTTGCGCTTATACACTCATGGCTGACGGTGCGGCAAATAAAATGTCAAAGGTCTGCAAATAGCGAAAAGCCCAGTCGCCTTTTCTTGGCGACTAGGCTTGGTTAGCTTTGATTAAGCTGTTTTGAAGCCTGGCTTGCCATTGGCGGCCCGCCATTCTTTAACCTTATTAGTTATTGCCTCGGGCGTGCTCTCTGCGTCCGTCGCTGCATAATAAATAAGGTCTGTGCTTTCAGGATGTTCGGTGATTCTTTCGAAATGCTCCAAAAGTATATCTAGCTGATCATCGGTCTTGGCGATATTCTCTTTAAATATCTCCTTCATAAACTCCAAAAACTCAGCTTCTGTATATTCTGAAATACTGCTTTTAAGTTCCATTATTTTACTTCCTTATGGATATCTATGTGACGCTTAGGTGTCAAAACACGCATGTTCTCGATATTGTAAATATCTCCGCCTTTCGCAACTTCGTCAATATGATGAAGTTCAAAAGATGATCGTTTACCTACAGCATCAGCTTTTCTGGACTTTGCAGCTTTACCAGTGATCATGCGGTCTCTGTTTGTCAAAATAAATTGTTTCGCAAGTTCTGGGTCACTAGCTACGGCTTTCCAGAAGGTTTCTCGAAACTCTCTGAAGTTCTTAAATTCCTTCCCTCTAAGTTGATCGGCAATCTGCGACGGGATGGGTGCACCCTCACCTTGTGATGCAGCGCCTAACCAAGTCCCCGACACAGGTTGGCCAACACCTGTCGCCACGCCTGGATCCTCTCGCCGGTCCCTGAACATCACATAGATTGGAGGCAGACCCGAGTCTGCCGGGAACACGGTGACGAAGTCATCAAAACCAGCGTCTGCAACCCCTGGGAAAGTGTCAATCCTTCCTTCAACCGGCGTTACACTAGCTCCAGTGTAGACCGGTGGAGCAGGTTGTTCGGCAGGTAGGGTGGTCGAGCTGTTACCAGGGTCGACAATCGGTGTCCAAGTCAAAGTCCTTGGTGGGGCGTCTCCTGTCGTCACACTGTACAGGTTCTGTTCGGCGTTATAAGTAGCAGCCACCACCCTGACTTTCGAAGGAATCGTCACACCATCAGTCTTTACCACAATGACTTCTGACTGCCCATCTGCAGCTGTTTTCGAGCTAAGCCGAACAGGCAAATCAACGGTACCACCGGCGGCGGCAATGGCTGGCAAATCTTGGCTTAGCTCAGGGGTAA
This genomic stretch from Pseudomonas orientalis harbors:
- a CDS encoding TetR/AcrR family transcriptional regulator produces the protein MRVSKAQAQANREHIVETASVVFRERGFDGVGVADLMAAAGFTHGGFYKHFGSKADLMAEASANSLAQSLASAEKLSVKDFIDLYVSRDHRDGRATGCTMAALCGDAARQSGELKSAFAQGIEHMLQTLGEKCPTGSDEAPEEARGKMIDLLARAVGAIMLSRACPDDSALADEILEVCRARMGGALSIES
- a CDS encoding site-specific integrase produces the protein MKRGRKRQHNPNIPGHIDQAALPRSVYFDHRGAGCWYILYFNEAGRRQRQNLCAGNVTLSELHRLIEERNGVDRDSLHYLCDEFHKSDQYKALSEKTHDDYVYSRDVLLAFPTKLGKPLGELAVLKFTPALIQRIIDKIAQEGKPSKAAHALRYLRRVMQWGRNRGFVKDNPAKGIESPKERKQRRLPDDTVMANLIRFAQQQGQLKSGQPGACSPYLWYVMEIGYLCRLRGIETITLTDENELAEGVLTNRRKGSRDNIVRWTPRLRAAWDAAKAVRSETWERKRVPVPIRADQRFLIIAATGRQLSKSGLDTAFQRLIVQAIEKGVLTEEQRFGMHDFKRKGITDTVGTRADKQQASGHKDESMMDVYDLSVPTVNPSAE
- a CDS encoding bacteriocin immunity protein — protein: MELKSSISEYTEAEFLEFMKEIFKENIAKTDDQLDILLEHFERITEHPESTDLIYYAATDAESTPEAITNKVKEWRAANGKPGFKTA